A genomic stretch from Antarcticibacterium flavum includes:
- a CDS encoding BlaI/MecI/CopY family transcriptional regulator, translating to MEKLTNKEEEIMHILWNLEKAFVKEVLAEIPEENLHYNTVSTIIRNMEEKGYVAHKAYGKTHQYYPVISKEEYRKQFMSTATKKFFDNSYKSMVSFFAREEKISAEELREILDIIEKKKK from the coding sequence ATGGAAAAACTTACCAACAAGGAAGAAGAGATCATGCACATCCTGTGGAACCTCGAAAAAGCCTTTGTCAAAGAGGTGCTGGCAGAGATCCCTGAAGAGAACCTTCACTATAATACGGTCTCAACGATCATAAGGAATATGGAGGAAAAAGGTTATGTTGCCCATAAAGCTTATGGCAAGACCCACCAGTATTATCCTGTGATCTCCAAAGAGGAATACAGAAAACAATTCATGAGTACGGCTACAAAAAAGTTTTTTGATAATTCCTACAAAAGCATGGTTTCCTTTTTTGCCAGGGAAGAAAAAATAAGTGCCGAAGAATTACGGGAGATTTTGGACATTATTGAAAAAAAGAAAAAGTAA
- a CDS encoding flavodoxin family protein: MKLKALFLNCTLKKSPETSNTAAFIAEAEKIFHELDVETETIRVVDHNVKFGTTSDEGEGDAWPGILDKVKKADMVIYATPIWRGDRGSIAKMVAERFDGVMSEDTKENGQFLTYNKVGGVMVDGNEDGAKKAISSLVFDLSEHGFTIPVNGFTYYVGEAGPGPSYIEAEGNKHEFTNNMILLMVHNMVHLAKTLKENPYPTHVKKLEERAEKMSE; this comes from the coding sequence ATGAAACTTAAAGCATTATTTCTAAACTGTACTCTTAAAAAATCGCCTGAAACGTCCAATACAGCTGCATTCATTGCTGAAGCAGAGAAGATCTTCCATGAGCTTGATGTGGAAACAGAAACTATAAGAGTTGTAGACCACAATGTAAAATTTGGTACCACCTCAGACGAAGGAGAGGGTGATGCCTGGCCCGGGATTCTGGATAAAGTGAAAAAGGCAGACATGGTGATCTATGCCACTCCAATTTGGCGGGGTGATCGGGGATCTATCGCCAAAATGGTGGCTGAAAGATTTGACGGGGTAATGAGTGAGGATACCAAAGAGAACGGGCAGTTCCTTACATATAATAAAGTAGGGGGAGTTATGGTAGATGGAAATGAGGATGGAGCTAAAAAGGCCATTTCCAGCCTGGTATTCGATCTTAGTGAACACGGTTTTACCATCCCGGTAAACGGTTTCACCTATTATGTGGGAGAGGCAGGCCCGGGTCCAAGTTATATTGAAGCTGAAGGTAATAAACATGAATTCACCAATAATATGATCCTGCTTATGGTCCACAATATGGTGCATCTGGCCAAAACACTTAAGGAAAACCCATATCCCACCCATGTGAAAAAACTTGAGGAAAGAGCTGAAAAAATGAGCGAATAA
- a CDS encoding Kelch repeat-containing protein, with the protein MRPIFLLLFFVIHSFTFSQEISWRELEAEGEPLARHENALIEAGGKLILIGGRGEKPINIYDPGTKTWSKGAIPPFEIHHMQAVNLDGLIYILGAFTGAWPNETPLTHVLIYDVSTDTWAIGPEVPANRRRGAAGVVVYNKKVYMVNGIINGHSSGWVNWLDEYDPYSGQWKTLASSPRSRDHFQAAVIESKLYVAGGRRSGSAESGFAGTVGPTNVYDFNSNTWEELPNIPTPRAGTAAAVMNGIYVVIGGESDTQENSHSEVEAFDPVSRKWSSLPVLGTGRHGTQAVNAGEAIIIGSGSSNRGGGPELTSFEVLTAKATAQFELPTFKKEGLRVSAKEIDFRKDPGPKELLITNPGQTAVIMPYLQHDNQEDFMMREVPGSPIIIAPGATRKISIERVGKRKNASATIFIKTTGNSAPVEIKLSA; encoded by the coding sequence ATGAGGCCAATCTTCCTGTTGCTGTTTTTTGTCATTCACTCGTTTACTTTTTCCCAAGAAATATCCTGGAGAGAACTGGAGGCTGAAGGTGAGCCACTGGCCAGGCACGAGAATGCACTTATTGAAGCCGGAGGAAAATTGATCCTTATTGGTGGGCGTGGTGAAAAACCAATTAACATTTATGATCCTGGAACAAAAACCTGGAGCAAGGGAGCAATCCCTCCTTTCGAGATACATCATATGCAGGCAGTAAACCTGGACGGACTTATATATATCCTGGGTGCTTTTACCGGCGCCTGGCCTAATGAGACACCTCTAACGCACGTTCTTATTTATGACGTATCTACAGACACCTGGGCTATTGGACCTGAAGTCCCGGCAAACAGGCGACGGGGAGCCGCAGGAGTTGTAGTATACAACAAGAAAGTCTATATGGTAAATGGGATCATTAACGGGCATTCGTCTGGCTGGGTAAACTGGCTGGATGAATATGATCCATATTCTGGCCAATGGAAAACGCTCGCCTCCTCCCCACGGTCACGGGACCATTTCCAGGCTGCTGTAATAGAAAGTAAATTATATGTAGCCGGTGGCAGAAGATCGGGAAGTGCTGAGAGTGGATTTGCAGGTACTGTGGGCCCTACAAATGTTTATGATTTCAACTCCAATACCTGGGAAGAACTTCCCAATATACCTACCCCCAGGGCAGGTACGGCTGCAGCGGTAATGAATGGAATATATGTAGTTATAGGTGGGGAAAGTGATACCCAGGAGAATTCCCATAGCGAGGTGGAGGCATTTGATCCGGTTTCCCGAAAATGGAGTAGCTTACCTGTACTGGGCACGGGAAGGCATGGCACCCAGGCTGTCAATGCAGGAGAGGCTATCATCATAGGCAGTGGCAGCAGCAATAGAGGCGGTGGGCCCGAACTTACCTCCTTTGAAGTGTTAACAGCTAAGGCAACGGCACAATTTGAATTACCTACGTTTAAAAAAGAGGGCCTAAGGGTTTCAGCAAAGGAAATAGACTTCAGGAAAGATCCCGGTCCAAAAGAACTTCTTATAACTAATCCCGGCCAAACGGCTGTTATAATGCCATATCTTCAGCATGATAATCAAGAGGATTTTATGATGCGTGAGGTTCCGGGTTCGCCTATAATAATTGCGCCGGGTGCCACAAGGAAGATCAGTATTGAAAGAGTGGGTAAAAGGAAAAATGCTTCAGCAACAATTTTCATAAAAACTACAGGGAATTCGGCCCCTGTGGAAATAAAATTATCGGCTTGA
- a CDS encoding glutamine synthetase III family protein: protein MSTLRFQALKETLNRKPVKIDETERRSDLFGKNVFNETVMRQFLTKEAYQSVMDANKNGLKISRVVADHISTGMKEWAISKGATHYTHWFQPLTGATAEKHDAFFETIGDGLAIEKFGGSQLVQQEPDASSFPHGGIRNTFEARGYTAWDPTSPAFIYGTTLCIPTVFVSYTGEALDYKTPLLRALQSVDKAATDVAKYFDKNVTKVTATLGWEQEYFLIDSALAASRPDLQLSGRTLLGHSPAKGQQLDDHYFGSIPSRVLAYMRDLEIECMYLGIPVKTRHNEVAPNQFELAPIFEEANLAVDHNSLLMDVMDKVAERHNFKVLFHEKPFAGINGSGKHNNWSLATDTGVNLLGPGSTPMKNLQFLTFFINTIKAVHDHEELLRATIASASNDHRLGANEAPPAIISAFIGSQLTEVLDELEKVTDGKLSPQEKTELKLNVVGKIPDVLLDNTDRNRTSPFAFTGNKFEFRAVGSQANCANPMTVLNTIVAKQLTDFKSRVDELIKSKKMKKDDAIFNILREYIKDSKKIRFEGDGYGDAWQEEAAKRGLSNNKTTPTALKAQISQKTIALFEEMGVMNKKEVEARHEIELEEYAMRIQIEGRILGDIARNHVIPTGIKYQNILLENVRGLKEIFEKDFKKHSKEQLELITEISDHIENINSDINDMIEERKKANKIEDADKKAHAYCDNVKPYFEKIRYHCDKLELVVDDEIWPLTKYRELLFTR, encoded by the coding sequence ATGTCTACATTAAGATTTCAGGCCTTAAAAGAAACTTTAAACCGCAAGCCGGTAAAAATTGACGAAACTGAACGCCGTTCAGATCTATTTGGAAAGAACGTTTTCAATGAGACGGTAATGAGGCAATTCCTTACCAAGGAAGCTTATCAAAGTGTGATGGATGCCAATAAGAACGGTTTAAAAATAAGCCGTGTGGTGGCCGACCATATTTCAACAGGAATGAAAGAGTGGGCGATCTCCAAGGGAGCTACACATTATACCCACTGGTTCCAACCCTTAACAGGAGCAACTGCCGAGAAGCACGATGCCTTTTTTGAAACAATTGGCGACGGGTTGGCAATAGAGAAATTTGGTGGAAGCCAACTGGTGCAACAGGAGCCCGATGCATCCAGTTTTCCTCACGGGGGAATACGAAATACTTTTGAAGCAAGGGGTTATACTGCCTGGGATCCTACTTCCCCGGCTTTTATATACGGTACAACTTTATGTATTCCAACCGTTTTTGTATCCTATACTGGAGAGGCCCTGGATTATAAAACTCCGCTACTGCGTGCCTTACAATCTGTAGACAAGGCTGCTACAGATGTAGCGAAATATTTTGACAAGAATGTTACTAAGGTTACTGCTACCCTTGGATGGGAACAGGAGTATTTCCTTATAGATTCAGCCCTTGCTGCTTCAAGGCCAGACCTGCAACTTTCAGGTAGAACCCTTCTTGGACATTCCCCGGCCAAAGGTCAGCAGCTGGATGATCACTATTTTGGTTCTATTCCTTCAAGAGTTCTTGCTTATATGCGAGACCTGGAAATTGAATGTATGTACCTTGGGATCCCTGTTAAGACAAGACATAATGAGGTAGCGCCAAACCAATTTGAACTTGCGCCAATTTTTGAGGAGGCCAACCTTGCAGTAGATCATAATTCCCTTTTGATGGATGTTATGGACAAGGTGGCAGAAAGACATAATTTTAAGGTGCTCTTCCATGAAAAACCATTTGCCGGGATAAACGGAAGTGGAAAACATAATAACTGGTCCCTGGCGACTGATACCGGTGTAAATTTATTAGGTCCAGGCTCCACGCCAATGAAGAACCTGCAGTTCCTTACTTTCTTTATCAATACGATAAAGGCTGTTCATGATCACGAAGAATTGCTTAGGGCCACTATAGCGAGTGCCTCAAATGACCACCGTCTTGGTGCCAACGAAGCTCCTCCCGCAATCATTTCTGCTTTCATAGGAAGTCAGTTAACCGAAGTGCTGGACGAACTTGAAAAGGTTACTGACGGGAAGTTATCACCGCAGGAAAAGACAGAACTTAAGCTGAACGTAGTAGGTAAGATCCCTGATGTACTGCTTGATAATACCGACAGGAACAGGACTTCGCCTTTTGCGTTCACCGGTAATAAATTCGAATTCCGTGCAGTGGGCTCTCAAGCCAACTGTGCTAACCCTATGACTGTTCTTAATACCATAGTAGCTAAACAGCTTACAGATTTCAAATCCAGGGTAGATGAATTGATCAAGAGTAAAAAGATGAAGAAGGATGATGCCATCTTTAATATCCTTAGAGAATATATCAAGGACTCTAAAAAAATTAGGTTCGAAGGAGATGGTTACGGTGATGCATGGCAGGAAGAGGCGGCAAAAAGAGGTCTAAGTAATAATAAAACTACACCTACCGCCTTAAAAGCTCAGATCTCCCAAAAAACCATAGCACTGTTTGAGGAAATGGGCGTTATGAATAAAAAAGAGGTCGAGGCACGTCACGAGATAGAATTGGAGGAATATGCAATGCGTATCCAGATAGAGGGACGTATCCTTGGCGATATAGCACGCAACCACGTGATCCCAACAGGTATTAAGTATCAAAATATCCTCCTGGAGAACGTAAGAGGGCTTAAAGAGATCTTTGAAAAAGATTTTAAAAAGCATTCCAAGGAACAACTTGAACTTATTACTGAGATATCAGATCATATTGAGAATATAAACAGTGATATCAACGATATGATCGAGGAGAGGAAGAAAGCTAATAAGATCGAGGATGCAGATAAAAAAGCCCATGCTTATTGTGATAATGTGAAGCCTTATTTTGAAAAGATAAGATATCATTGTGATAAACTGGAATTGGTTGTAGATGACGAGATCTGGCCTTTGACCAAGTACAGGGAATTATTATTTACCCGATAA
- a CDS encoding adenine phosphoribosyltransferase has protein sequence MKNLEKYIRDIPDFPKRGVLYKDITPLLQDPVAMRTAVQIFLDNLGDIKVDKVVGIESRGFFFATLLAEKLDAGFVPVRKPGKLPYKTISEAYNLEYGTDMLEMHVDAIKEGENVLIHDDVLATGGTAFAACNLVEHLGGNIVHCNFLVELSFLKGRERIKKYPVESLLKY, from the coding sequence ATGAAGAATCTAGAGAAATACATTCGTGATATACCCGATTTTCCCAAAAGAGGAGTTTTATACAAGGATATAACGCCTTTATTACAGGACCCGGTGGCTATGCGTACTGCGGTACAGATCTTTCTTGATAACCTTGGTGACATAAAAGTCGATAAGGTTGTTGGTATTGAATCCCGCGGATTTTTCTTTGCCACCCTTTTGGCAGAGAAGCTTGATGCAGGATTTGTGCCGGTAAGGAAGCCTGGGAAACTGCCATACAAAACAATTTCGGAAGCTTATAATCTTGAATATGGTACAGACATGCTGGAGATGCATGTGGATGCTATTAAAGAAGGGGAGAATGTCTTAATTCACGATGATGTGCTTGCTACAGGTGGGACTGCCTTTGCAGCATGTAACCTGGTGGAGCATTTGGGCGGGAACATAGTTCATTGCAACTTTTTGGTAGAACTTAGTTTCCTTAAGGGCAGGGAGCGGATAAAGAAATATCCTGTTGAATCTTTACTGAAATATTAA
- a CDS encoding calcium/sodium antiporter, with translation MSILFILIGLTLLVVGGEFLVRSSVALSFKLKLSKMVIGLTVVSFATSAPELLVSLQAALNGFSDISLGNVIGSNIANIGLVLGITAIITPLAVDKDFYKFNWPVMMLFSIALYFLLGSGDVLSRVEGIILVVLLALYLFFLIRRGRRAHIEVKGIDDALEKISNFKIIVWLVIGGVALWGGAELLVTGAVDVAGMLGVSERVISVTVIAIGTSVPELAASVMAALKKEKALSLGNLIGSNIFNIASVLGITAIIQPINLVNDALLNFDIFWMLGIAFILIPLAFLPKRFQFSRYKGIILFVGYVVYIGMAFLE, from the coding sequence ATGAGCATTCTTTTTATTCTTATAGGATTAACCCTTCTAGTAGTAGGAGGTGAGTTTTTGGTAAGATCATCAGTAGCACTATCTTTTAAACTCAAACTTTCTAAAATGGTGATTGGGTTAACAGTTGTCTCCTTTGCTACTTCAGCTCCGGAATTACTGGTAAGCTTGCAGGCTGCTCTAAATGGTTTTTCTGATATTTCCCTGGGGAACGTCATTGGGTCTAATATTGCAAATATAGGTTTGGTGCTGGGCATCACTGCGATCATAACTCCCCTGGCTGTTGACAAGGATTTCTATAAATTCAACTGGCCGGTCATGATGCTTTTTTCCATTGCACTATATTTTCTGCTGGGTAGTGGTGATGTACTTTCCCGGGTTGAGGGGATCATACTGGTGGTCTTACTTGCGCTCTATCTTTTTTTCCTTATAAGGCGCGGCCGCCGGGCACACATTGAAGTAAAGGGAATTGACGATGCTCTTGAAAAAATATCCAATTTCAAGATCATAGTTTGGCTTGTTATTGGTGGGGTCGCCTTATGGGGAGGAGCAGAATTGCTGGTTACCGGGGCCGTTGATGTAGCGGGAATGCTGGGGGTAAGCGAACGGGTGATCTCGGTTACCGTTATAGCGATAGGTACCAGTGTACCCGAGCTTGCAGCTTCTGTTATGGCTGCCCTTAAAAAGGAAAAGGCTTTGTCGCTTGGAAACCTAATAGGTTCCAACATCTTTAATATAGCTTCTGTACTTGGGATAACTGCGATCATACAACCTATAAACCTGGTAAATGACGCCCTTCTTAATTTTGATATATTCTGGATGCTGGGTATTGCATTTATATTAATACCACTGGCATTTCTTCCAAAAAGATTCCAGTTCAGTCGTTATAAGGGAATCATCCTGTTTGTAGGCTATGTGGTATATATTGGAATGGCATTTTTAGAATAA
- a CDS encoding M56 family metallopeptidase yields MEDFLIYLLKSAGLLSLFFLSYQILLKQDTSFVANRKFLLGGLIISAVLPAIVFTKTIYIDAVPATSFFIAEEGLPVTEITTAPAISLPEIFLLIYLAGVFLLFGRLLLQLFSLALLLFKGKITTRGQIKYVEIDRRLAPFSFLNFIVYNPNLHSDKELEHILKHEKVHVSQWHTIDVLIANLNLLYQWFNPFAWLYLRNLQQNLEFIADREAVKAVSCKKEYQKALVKISVENFNLALTNNFYQSLIKKRILMLNKASQNKNTSWKAVLILPLLLAFIFLFNVRTEAQVREPNDTQITGRASDADISFSITANTKQEQLDLYKKLAAKHNVLLEFSEVRYNEKDVLTAINANFIDKETNTTGSMNRENPDGIKTFVFHFGPKGTGFISNDSPAGRTAKYALQELEVDPLYIINGKNYSSSELDDKAIKVQGEVFAVSPEEAMKKYGAEAKSGALIISSGIIIEDFQAELKKIDQENAALINEYVRIEKGKKPMVIGLNNSPGKHKVIRESKPSSSGKVINIKNLNTDGKDPIYILNGKVLKDDETLLKISTENIDSIQVLKGKNAVRHYGKGAKDGAILIYTKKDSTGNAGTGSLKNFRNNKVIVSTGPTFTKDRNISITSARTIKNDTTYSRDSSFVKLREFRVNKDSVDIIATQYGTRTFPQRQVIVNNQGPQPLYVINGEVMKNSFDMKSLKPENISAINVLKDAAATRMYGEKAKHGVIVVTTKNAGKKALIGNNDLGIVNPSTTDEELEGIKSRLKDAGVNIKFEKVKRNRGGLLTSIKISARTSTQNASATFEVNDGIPPVYVGLINKKLVVSSNPPGH; encoded by the coding sequence ATGGAAGATTTTTTAATATATCTCCTGAAAAGTGCCGGGCTGCTTAGCCTATTCTTTCTGTCCTATCAAATATTGCTGAAACAGGATACTTCTTTTGTAGCAAACAGGAAATTTCTCCTTGGTGGCCTAATTATCTCTGCAGTCCTCCCGGCGATAGTATTTACTAAAACCATTTATATAGACGCAGTTCCTGCAACGTCGTTTTTCATTGCTGAAGAAGGATTACCCGTAACAGAAATAACCACAGCACCTGCAATTTCTCTCCCTGAGATATTCTTACTTATATATTTAGCCGGGGTATTCCTATTATTTGGCAGGCTTCTCCTTCAACTATTCTCCCTGGCTCTGTTGTTATTTAAAGGAAAGATTACTACAAGAGGACAAATAAAGTATGTGGAGATCGACCGCAGACTGGCTCCTTTTTCGTTTCTCAATTTCATAGTATACAATCCAAATTTACATAGCGATAAAGAATTAGAACATATTCTAAAACATGAAAAGGTCCACGTTTCCCAATGGCATACAATAGATGTTCTTATTGCCAACCTTAATCTTTTATACCAATGGTTTAATCCTTTTGCATGGCTCTATCTTAGAAACCTTCAGCAAAACCTGGAATTTATTGCAGACAGGGAGGCAGTCAAGGCTGTTTCCTGTAAAAAGGAATATCAAAAGGCACTTGTGAAAATTTCCGTAGAAAATTTTAACCTGGCGCTCACCAATAATTTTTATCAATCTCTCATCAAAAAACGAATACTTATGTTAAACAAAGCATCACAAAACAAGAACACCTCCTGGAAAGCAGTATTGATCCTCCCACTTCTATTGGCTTTCATTTTTTTGTTCAATGTGCGCACAGAGGCCCAGGTGCGTGAACCAAATGATACTCAAATTACCGGCCGCGCGAGTGATGCCGATATTTCTTTTTCCATTACCGCAAACACAAAGCAGGAGCAACTGGACCTGTACAAAAAATTGGCAGCGAAACACAATGTGCTTCTTGAATTTAGCGAAGTACGCTACAACGAAAAAGATGTTTTAACTGCCATTAATGCTAATTTCATTGATAAGGAAACCAACACCACAGGATCGATGAACAGGGAAAATCCAGATGGGATCAAAACTTTCGTTTTCCACTTTGGACCAAAAGGCACCGGATTTATTTCCAATGACTCCCCCGCTGGCCGTACTGCCAAATATGCATTACAGGAACTGGAAGTGGATCCACTTTACATTATTAACGGAAAGAACTACAGCAGCAGCGAACTGGATGATAAAGCAATTAAGGTACAGGGAGAAGTATTTGCAGTAAGCCCAGAAGAGGCTATGAAAAAATATGGGGCAGAAGCAAAAAGCGGGGCTCTTATCATTTCCAGCGGAATCATAATTGAGGATTTCCAGGCAGAACTTAAAAAGATAGACCAGGAGAATGCCGCTCTAATCAATGAATATGTAAGGATTGAAAAAGGAAAAAAGCCTATGGTAATAGGCCTCAACAATTCCCCCGGAAAGCATAAAGTTATAAGAGAATCCAAACCTTCTTCTTCCGGAAAAGTAATCAACATTAAAAATCTTAATACAGATGGTAAGGATCCCATATATATTTTAAATGGAAAGGTCCTAAAGGATGATGAAACACTCCTTAAAATCTCCACAGAGAATATAGACAGCATCCAGGTCCTTAAAGGTAAGAACGCAGTGAGGCACTACGGTAAAGGCGCAAAGGATGGTGCGATACTCATTTATACAAAAAAAGATTCTACAGGAAATGCAGGTACGGGTTCTCTCAAAAACTTCAGAAATAATAAAGTAATAGTTTCCACCGGACCAACCTTTACAAAAGATCGGAATATATCCATAACCTCTGCAAGAACTATTAAAAATGATACTACTTATAGCAGAGATTCTTCTTTCGTGAAATTGAGGGAATTTAGAGTAAATAAGGATAGTGTGGATATTATTGCAACCCAATATGGCACCCGGACTTTCCCCCAACGACAGGTTATAGTTAACAATCAGGGTCCACAGCCCCTTTATGTAATTAACGGGGAGGTAATGAAGAATTCCTTCGATATGAAAAGCCTGAAGCCGGAAAATATCTCTGCCATAAATGTACTTAAGGATGCAGCTGCAACAAGAATGTATGGGGAAAAGGCAAAACATGGAGTGATCGTGGTCACTACTAAAAATGCTGGAAAGAAGGCTCTAATAGGGAATAATGACCTTGGAATTGTAAACCCTTCCACAACAGACGAAGAACTAGAAGGGATCAAGAGCAGGCTGAAGGATGCGGGTGTAAATATTAAATTTGAAAAGGTAAAACGCAACAGAGGAGGCCTTCTTACCTCCATAAAGATAAGCGCCCGTACCTCCACCCAAAACGCTTCGGCCACATTTGAGGTGAATGACGGCATTCCTCCGGTTTACGTGGGTCTTATAAATAAAAAGCTGGTGGTCTCCTCGAATCCACCGGGGCATTAG
- a CDS encoding SsrA-binding protein, translated as MKKAFFKLLSKVNQKVLPSYSKQQLDLRKASKAQKALIGWKTWVTKNSLD; from the coding sequence ATGAAAAAGGCTTTTTTTAAACTGCTTTCAAAAGTAAATCAAAAAGTGCTACCCAGTTATTCAAAGCAGCAGCTGGACCTTCGCAAAGCCTCGAAGGCTCAAAAAGCTCTTATTGGCTGGAAGACCTGGGTGACCAAAAATTCTTTGGATTAA
- a CDS encoding carboxypeptidase-like regulatory domain-containing protein — MMNIKKIILCFVLLLLASRLYSQTHLEGFVYSTIDSLALQGASVYFDGTSTGVSTTAEGYFKISLEDDTTSPLIISSLGYESFIINLPSQQSSRPLKIYLKESEESLGEVYLEFDPWSRKKKLDIFKREFLGRSAAAAKCRIKNEKVIKLTYIPSKDILVASAAEPIKIVNRYLGYEVNYDLKDFKVEFSTGTSNLRLVHIVYFEGTSFFMDIRKVTPRRFLKNREKAYTGSTLQFMRSLANGNLEENNFRIFKKSYEVPPYSPFRIETKKGLTKVELVEETINILHREIDQSSLKTSGSFYIDNLGNHTPAQNVLFSGVMGNQRMAETLPLNYKETGN; from the coding sequence ATGATGAATATCAAAAAAATTATCCTTTGTTTTGTCCTGCTCCTGCTTGCCAGCAGGCTCTATTCTCAAACTCATTTGGAAGGATTTGTATACAGTACTATTGATTCCCTTGCATTACAAGGAGCATCGGTTTATTTTGACGGGACAAGCACAGGAGTTTCCACTACGGCAGAAGGCTATTTTAAAATTTCTCTTGAAGATGACACGACCAGCCCTTTGATCATTAGCTCCCTGGGATACGAATCTTTTATAATTAATCTGCCTTCGCAGCAATCTTCCAGGCCTTTAAAGATCTACCTTAAAGAGAGCGAGGAATCCCTGGGAGAGGTTTATCTTGAATTTGATCCCTGGAGCCGTAAAAAGAAACTTGATATTTTTAAAAGGGAATTTCTTGGCAGGTCAGCCGCAGCTGCAAAATGCCGCATAAAAAATGAGAAAGTAATAAAACTTACTTATATCCCCTCCAAAGATATTCTGGTTGCCAGTGCAGCAGAGCCAATTAAGATTGTGAACAGGTACCTGGGCTATGAGGTAAATTATGACCTAAAGGATTTTAAAGTAGAATTTAGTACAGGCACATCAAATTTACGCCTTGTACATATCGTTTACTTTGAAGGTACAAGCTTTTTCATGGATATTAGAAAAGTAACTCCGCGACGCTTTTTGAAGAATCGCGAAAAGGCATATACAGGTTCTACCCTGCAATTCATGAGATCACTTGCAAATGGGAATCTCGAAGAAAATAATTTCAGGATCTTTAAAAAGAGTTATGAGGTACCACCCTATTCCCCATTTCGAATTGAGACAAAAAAAGGCTTAACCAAAGTGGAACTCGTCGAAGAAACTATTAATATACTGCACCGGGAGATAGACCAAAGTTCCTTAAAAACTTCAGGTAGCTTCTATATAGATAACCTGGGTAACCATACTCCTGCACAAAATGTATTGTTTTCCGGAGTAATGGGTAACCAACGAATGGCAGAAACCCTTCCGTTAAATTATAAAGAAACAGGGAACTAA